CTTCCGAACAGGCTTAATTCATAATTTCTGTATTCCCCAGGATAAAATGCCACAAGAGGAATATTGCCTGTTACCGGCTGTAAGTTATTGAGAATTGAATGTGAACGTATCAGTGGCCAGGCCTTGCCGATTCCTGTCAGAAATATTATCTTCACATTGCCGTCAGATTCAATTCTTTCTTTTAGAATCTGTTTGACGGTATCGGGTTTCAGAATAATTTTAAGTTTTTTAAGCAGTTCATCAGAACCTTTCTTTGCTTCAAAATCAATCAGTTTTTCCGGTCTGATCTTTTTGTTTATCGTCTCAAGGCACATCTCATAGAGATCAATCTCAATATAGCCAATGGAATTGTTATCCAGTATATCTCCGATCTTCTCCATTGAATGCCGGATAAGCAGTTCACTCTCAGGCGGGTAATCAAAAATCCAGAAAGGAACTTCGTTGCCAAGTCCCCGCCCCTGTAGAAAATCATCCTTAATGATCTCTTTTTTCAGCAGTTCAATCCGGCTCTCAATATTCATGTTATATATATCCTGATAAATGTGGTAATATAATATTTTATTGAACGATCTACATTTAAAAAGAATCGGTTTTGATCCGGAAATGTGGTACAACTGATTTCTCCATCCACTGGCCGGAGTTTTATACTATCATGAAATTCCGGTAAAATTAATACCCGAATTACAGGTTCTGAAATCTGAAAATTCACAGAATACCTGCTGTTGGATTTTAGAAACTGTAAATCACAATTACAAAATAATTATATCAACCTTCCCGGAAAAACAGAATACTCATGAAAGTACTTGGCATCAGTGGCAGTCCGAGAAAAGGTGGCAATACTGATATAATCCTGAAAGAGATCCTCCGCGGTGCAGAAAATTCCGGCATGGAAACTGAAATCCTGTTCCTGCGTGACTATACCCTAAATTCATGCATTGGGTGCGAAAAATGCAGAAAATCATTGACCTGCTCACAGTTCAATGACGGAATGAATCTGATCTACCCCAAAGTAGAGGAAGCAGACATATTAATCACCGGTTCTCCGGTGTACAACTACAACATAACAAGCCTCATTAAGACATTTATTGACAGATTATATCCTTACTATACATTTCATGGCAAAAGGCCTGGCAGATACAGCTCACGGCTTCAGGATAAAAAGAGGGAAGCACTCGTCTTTTCAGTCTGTGAACAGATTGATCCAAA
The sequence above is a segment of the Methanoplanus limicola DSM 2279 genome. Coding sequences within it:
- a CDS encoding DUF1788 domain-containing protein; the protein is MNIESRIELLKKEIIKDDFLQGRGLGNEVPFWIFDYPPESELLIRHSMEKIGDILDNNSIGYIEIDLYEMCLETINKKIRPEKLIDFEAKKGSDELLKKLKIILKPDTVKQILKERIESDGNVKIIFLTGIGKAWPLIRSHSILNNLQPVTGNIPLVAFYPGEYRNYELSLFGRFKDANYYRAFRMINENTA
- a CDS encoding flavodoxin family protein; this encodes MKVLGISGSPRKGGNTDIILKEILRGAENSGMETEILFLRDYTLNSCIGCEKCRKSLTCSQFNDGMNLIYPKVEEADILITGSPVYNYNITSLIKTFIDRLYPYYTFHGKRPGRYSSRLQDKKREALVFSVCEQIDPKENDFAIDAMSRPLEALGYNITDKMAIRGYFEKGSVLRDDDLIRKVHSAGIKLSEMK